One stretch of Mobula birostris isolate sMobBir1 chromosome 5, sMobBir1.hap1, whole genome shotgun sequence DNA includes these proteins:
- the nat16 gene encoding histidine N-acetyltransferase codes for MEGASHELEFCLAQVDDFEQVMSISTDIYNGLDYLPDRYHGWLKDPSRRVILAKKEGKVVALLSVNVVDNGQTAIMEGLRVAPSERGKGIAGVIQQYACALIKSQFPSLEVQRCTRAGELNPDVFTKFQLLCSQEVLDLQFVAEELQPMVGATIGHLKASKQEWKEPIQLAVGDVKRLFLDQQVVEEVLPGGIIIQNWIPFKPFKGNLEVLLKQNITWMADSVVDPTVLSLCSSPYKVPAGANNLCLNIDIFGKDFPRARNQFLSQLHKALSFLQGPTYCFIYLDKTIWSIMHSFCQTVFGLTSQKVIKGQFVLEAKL; via the exons ATGGAGGGAGCGAGCCACGAGCTGGAGTTTTGCCTCGCCCAGGTGGATGACTTTGAGCAGGTGATGTCCATCTCCACGGACATCTACAACGGCCTCGACTACCTGCCCGACCGTTACCACGGATGGCTGAAGGACCCATCGCGGAGAGTGATCTTGGCCAAGAAAGAGGGCAAGGTG GTGGCTCTGTTGTCAGTGAATGTTGTCGACAATGGCCAAACCGCAATTATGGAAGGTTTGAGGGTGGCGCCCAGCGAGAGGGGAAAAGGAATCGCTGGGGTAATTCAGCAGTACGCCTGCGCCCTGATAAAATCCCAGTTCCCAAGTCTGGAGGTTCAACGCTGCACCAGAGCAGGGGAGCTGAACCCTGATGTCTTCACCAAGTTCCAATTACTATGCAGCCAG GAGGTGCTGGATCTCCAATTCGTGGCAGAGGAGCTGCAGCCCATGGTGGGCGCCACCATCGGCCACCTGAAGGCAAGCAAGCAGGAGTGGAAAGAGCCCATCCAGCTGGCAGTGGGTGATGTCAAGCGGTTGTTCCTGGACCAGCAGGTGGTGGAGGAAGTGCTGCCAGGGGGCATCATCATACAAAACTGGATCCCTTTCAAGCCCTTCAAGGGCAACCTAGAGGTACTCCTGAAGCAAAACATCACCTGGATGGCGGACAGCGTAGTGGACCCGACCGTCCTGAGCCTCTGCTCCAGCCCCTACAAGGTGCCCGCGGGTGCCAACAATCTTTGTCTCAACATTGATATCTTTGGAAAGGATTTCCCTCGTGCCAGGAATCAGTTTCTTTCTCAGTTGCACAAGGCTCTTAGCTTCCTTCAGGGTCCCACATACTGCTTCATATACTTAGACAAGACCATTTGGTCTATCATGCACTCCTTCTGCCAGACGGTCTTCGGTCTGACCAGTCAAAAAGTCATCAAGGGGCAGTTTGTGCTAGAGGCAAAGTTATAA